The DNA window GACGCGTTCGCCGGATTCGCGGACGCCTTCGAACAAATCGAGGAAGGGGCCGACCTGTCCGCCGGGGCTGCCGAGAATGCGGATCTCGGCATGCAGCGGTGAGGCGAGAGCAACCAGCAGCGCCGTTACGAGATAAGTCTTCAGGCCAGCCTTTGGCATGATGAGCAGCTCCAGGAGCGAGATGGCTTTGGACGGAATCGCCATCGCTCTCTGCTCCATTGTTGAAGCATGATCTTTTCGGAAAATCGCTACCCACTTTTCCGGATCATGCTCGACACGCCCCGTAACCAAAAAAGCTAGTCAGGCATCGGTCGCTCGACAAGGCGCGTCATCTGCCGGGTTCCCGGGTCAATGCCGCAAGTCGAAAGCCGCGACGCGGTTGATGTCGGCCAGCCGCCGGTCGGCGCCGGCGCGAAAATCCAGGCTTGCGACCAGATCGAGCAGGCGATGGTAGGCGCGGTCGGCGACCGAGACAGGCAACGGCTCTTCGTCGAAGGTCTCGACGTAGCTGCCGACGATGCCGCTCAGCAGGCGGCACAAAGCGCGCTGCTCCGGATCGCCTTTGCTCAGAGTGTCCAGTTGTTGCTGAAAAGCGCGGAAAGTCCGCAGGCCGTGATGCTGCTCAGAGAGCCACGTATGCAAATCGTTCATGTTAGCCTCTTCAAAATGGAGAAGAAGCTACCGGTTTATATAGCGAGATCGAGCGATCGGCAAATGACGTTTTTGTATCGGTCCGGCGCAAGAATGTCTTACCCGTTTCTTCGCTCGCCGCGCAGCGTCGGCAATCCGATGCCTGCGGCGTCGAAACCGCCGTCGACGGCGAGAATCTGTCCGGTAATGTAGCTCGAGCGATCGCTGCACAGGAACAACACCGCTTCCGCCAGTTCCTCTTCCAGGCCGTAACGGTTGAGCGGGATCGCGTCGTGATAGTCGGCGCGGATCTCCGGCGAATGGACTGCTTTCGCCATGGCGGTATCGACCGGACCGGGCGCGACGCCGTTGACACGAATGCCGAGCGAGGCCAGTTCGACGGCGAGTTGCTTGGTGAGATGCGCGAGCCCGGCTTTGCTGGTGCCGTAGGCCGAGCGCAGCGTCGAGGCGCGTACGGCCGAGATCGAGGTGATGTTGACCACCGCGCCACCGCCATGTTCGCGCATCAATGGCGCAGCCGCCTTGGTGCAGAGGAAGGGCCCGGTGAGATTGACCGCCAGCACCCGGTTCCAGTCCTGATCGGAGGTTTCCAGTAGCGGCGCGAACACGGCAATGCCGGCATTATTGACGAGCGCGTCGAGCCTGCCAAAGCGCCCGCTCACGGTGACCATCGCGGCGGCGACCGCACCGGCATCGGAAACGTCGCAATGCAGTGCAAGCGTGTTGTCCGGGTTGGCCAGCGCGGCGTGAGCGCTATCCAGCAACTCGCCTTCGATGTCGAGCAGCGCCACGCGCCAGCCCTCGGCGAGAAATCGTTTCGCGGTCGCAAGCCCGATGCCGCGCGCCGCGCCGGTCACCAACGCGACTTTCTGTGGGGTCGGTATCATGGGGATGCCGTCATCCTCTGGGGTTGGCAGGCCGCGCGATGCCGTTGCGTCGCGCAGCCCGCACTCAGAAGACGGAAACCACCTCTAGGTCAAGCCGCCGATCGGTTCTTGATGGCGCCGACAATGGCGGTGAGAACGGCACCGGCAACGCCGCCACCGGCCACCTGGCCGATGATGCTGCCGATATCCGGCGTCGAGGCGCCATTGGCGAGCAGCGGGAGGAACATGCCGAGGAGCTGACCCCCGACTCCGCCGCCGACGGCGCCCGCGATTGTGTTTCCGAGCGTACCGAGATCGATGTTCTTGGCTGCCCCCGCGGCGACGTTTCCGCCGACCGCGCCACTAATGATCTGGATGATCAGATTAACGAGTAATCCCGACATGGCGTCATACTCCCCAGATCCGATGTTCAGTTTCGGTTGTGTGCACGGCGCCGGACCACCACCGGGCGACGCAGCTTAGGCGCATGGGGCAGCAAGGTCACGCTGCGTTCGCGAAGGATTCGGTTGAAAAGTACGAACCCGCGAAGGCCCAACCCCACAAGTTTGGGGTTGGGACAATCAGGCTTTTCGGCTCGCGCGAGATAATTGCCCTCAATCGAGGGAAATATCTCGAGCACTTCGAAGTAGTGATCCCAGAACAGTGTTTCCCGCAAATGGTCGTACAGCCAAGCCCATGCGGACCGAGCGCGCCGGGGTCAGCATCGGCTCGGTCTACCAGTATTTTTCGAGCAAGGACGCGCGCACGCTGGCATTAACTGAAGGCGTGGGTTGCGGCGTGCAAGCATTCATAGCGCGGCTGCTCCAGGCGTCGTGATTTCATCGATAGTGATGCGCGGATCAGTCGCAAATGTTATTTCCGAGCCACGATGCTCTGATATGCCGCCTGGAGCCGCTCGCCGACTGATGGTCCCACTTTCTTGCGACGCTTGATGCCGAGATGGGTCTGGCGCAACTCGTCCATGAATTCCGCCCACATCTTCGGGCCGCCTTCACTCAACAGCTTGGCGCGGATGCCGAGCTCTTCGCTGACCGGAAGGTACTTGTATCCCCAACCCGCCATCTGGGCGAGGATCGGCAGCAGTTCGATGCCCTGTTCGGTGAGCGAGTAGATTCCCTTCTGCTTGTGGCTGGGGTCGTCCTCGCGCGTGATGATGCCCTGCTCGAGCAGCGTCCTCAGCCGGTCGGCGAGAATATTGGAGGAAATGCCTTCGTCGGATTTGGTCAACAGCTCGCGAAAATGCCGGCGGTTGCCGAACATCATGTCGCGGATGACGAGCAGG is part of the Bradyrhizobium canariense genome and encodes:
- a CDS encoding winged helix-turn-helix transcriptional regulator, which produces MTEVQRSGCPINLTLEVVGDKWSLLVIRDMMFGNRRHFRELLTKSDEGISSNILADRLRTLLEQGIITREDDPSHKQKGIYSLTEQGIELLPILAQMAGWGYKYLPVSEELGIRAKLLSEGGPKMWAEFMDELRQTHLGIKRRKKVGPSVGERLQAAYQSIVARK
- a CDS encoding SDR family NAD(P)-dependent oxidoreductase translates to MIPTPQKVALVTGAARGIGLATAKRFLAEGWRVALLDIEGELLDSAHAALANPDNTLALHCDVSDAGAVAAAMVTVSGRFGRLDALVNNAGIAVFAPLLETSDQDWNRVLAVNLTGPFLCTKAAAPLMREHGGGAVVNITSISAVRASTLRSAYGTSKAGLAHLTKQLAVELASLGIRVNGVAPGPVDTAMAKAVHSPEIRADYHDAIPLNRYGLEEELAEAVLFLCSDRSSYITGQILAVDGGFDAAGIGLPTLRGERRNG
- a CDS encoding TetR family transcriptional regulator; translation: MRTERAGVSIGSVYQYFSSKDARTLALTEGVGCGVQAFIARLLQAS